The following nucleotide sequence is from Streptomyces leeuwenhoekii.
CTGCTCCGCCTTCTCGCCGAGAGTCATCACGAGCACCCCCGCCGTGCCGGCGAGGAGCCCTTCCCACAGCGCGCGCTTCATCATGCCGCCGTGAGTACCCCGATCGCGGACACGCCACCCGGCCGGGGCCGGGTGGGGCCGGTCAGCGTCCCAGCGCGGAGACCGCGGTTCCGACACCCGCGGCGCAGACCACCATCAGCGACGCGCATGCGGCGTGCCGCCGCAGCAGGGTGCGGCGCAGGGTGCGGTAGCGGGCCTCGTACTCCTGCCGCAGTTCGCCCGCCCGCCGGATCGTGTCCTGGAGCAGCCGGCGGGCGAGGGCGATGCGCTGCTCGACGTAGTGGCGGCTGAGGTCCTCGGCCTGTGCCGTGGTCAGCCAGGGCAGCGCGGCACACAGCGCGCGCGTCTCGCGGTGGGCGTCGTCGAGGTGGGCCCGTGCCATGAGGTAGCCCTCGGCTTCCGCGGCGAGGGCGGAGGCGTCGCAGGCCCGCGGGTCACCGCCCCGGCCCGTGCTCACGACCGGTCGCTCTCGTGTCCCGCCGCGTCGATCACGTCGCGCTTGCCGGTGTTCTCCTTCTCGTCCAGTTGGGCCACGTCGGGGTGGTGGAGGTCGAACGCGGGGGATTCGGAGCGGATGCGGGGCAGGGTGACGAAGTTGTGGCGGGGCGGCGGGCAGGAAGTGGCCCATTCCAGCGAGCGGCCGTAGCCCCAGGGGTCGTCGACTTCCACCTTCTTGCCGCGCTGGGCGGTCTTCCAGACGTTGTACAGGAACGGCAGGGTGGACAGGCCCAGCAGGAAGGCGCCGATGCTGGAGACGGTGTTGAGGGCGGTGAACCCGTCGGCGGCGAGATAGTCGGCGTACCGCCGGGGCATGCCCTCGGCGCCCAGCCAGTGCTGCACCAGGAAAGTGGTGTGGAAGCCGATGAACAGGGTCCAGAAGTGGACCTTCTCCAGGCGGGTGTCCAGCATCGTGCCGGTCATCTTGGGCCACCAGAAGCTGAAGCCGCCGAACATCGCGAAGACGATGGTGCCGAAGAGCACGTAGTGGAAGTGGGCGATCACGAAGTAGCTGTCGGTGACATGGAAGTCCAGCGGCGGAGAGGCGAGGAGGACGCCGGTCAGCCCGCCGAAGAGGAAGGTGACGAGGAAGCCGGCCGCCCACAGCATGGGCGGCTCGAACGACAGCGAGCCCTTCCACATGGTGCCGATCCAGTTGAAGAACTTCACGCCCGTCGGCACGGCGATCAGGAAGCTCATGAAGGAGAAGAACGGCAGCAACACGGCCTGGGTGGCGAACATGTGGTGGGCCCAGACGGTCACGGACAGGCCGGTGATGGCGATGGTGGCGCCGACCAGGCCCATGTAACCGAAGATCGGCTTGCGGGAGAAGACCGGGATGATCTCGGTGATCACGCCGAAGAACGGCAGGGCCAGGATGTAGACCTCGGGGTGGCCGAAGAACCAGAACAGGTGCTGCCACAGGAGCGACCCGCCGTTCTCGGGGTCGAAGACGTGGGCGCCGAACTGGCGGTCCGCCTGCAGCGCGAACAGCGCGGCGGCCAGGACGGGGAAGGCCAGCAGGACCAGCACCGAGGTGAGCAGCACGTTCCAGGTGAACAGCGGCATGCGGAACATGGTCATGCCGGGGGCCCGCATGCAGATGATGGTGGTCACGAAGTTGACCGCGCCCAGGATGGTGCCGAACCCGGACAGCGCCAGGCCCATGACCCACAGGTCGCCGCCGACGTAGGGGGTGCGCTCCCCGCCGCTGAGCGGGGTGTAGGCGGTCCAGCCGAAGTCCGCGGCGCCCTGCGGGGTGAGGAAGCTGCTCAGGACGATCAGGCCGCCGAAGAGGAACAGCCAGTACGAGAGCATGTTCAGCCGTGGGAAGGCGACATCGGGCGAGCCGATCTGCAACGGCATGATCGCGTTGGCGAACCCGGCGAACGTGGGGGTGGCGAAGAGCAGCAGCATGATCGTGCCGTGCATGGTGAACGCCTGGTTGTACTGCTCGGCGGATACGAGCTGCAGGCCCGGCCGGGCCAGCTCCGCCCGGATCACCATCGCCAGCAGGCCACCGATCAGGAAGAACCCGAACGACGTGATCAGGTACAGATGCCCGATCTTCTTGTGATCGGTCGTGGTCAGCCAGGAGACGACCACGCGGCCCCTGCCGCGGCGTCCCTTCGCCGCCGGGACGGGAGCGATCGGTTCAGTCGTATGTGTCGCCATCAGTTTCCTCGGTCGATGCCCGTCGGCGCGCATGCGGATGCGGTGGCCGAACGGGACACGGGGGGCGCGTCCGGCTCCGGCTGCGTGTGTCGCGCAGCGCGTGCCCGGAGTAACCGAAGTTAGTCCCCCTTTCCCGACACAACGTCACCAATGGCCTCGTTTGGGCCGAATGGCTGAGGAATTTCGATCCGTCCGGGTGTCTCCGGGCGCGGCCGGGGTGACGTCCCCGACGACGCCGCACGCCGCCGCCCTCGCTGCCCCGTCACCCGAATGGCCCCTGCACGTTTCTGATCCCGGTGAATGTGGGGTCTCCTGGACAGGGACGGCGGCGTCCACCTTGGGAGGCCGGAACATGTACGAGATGTGCGTGGGCCCGGAAAAGCCGGGCGGAGCATTGGTGTGGCACGTGATGGCCAAACAAGCCGCGGCCACCTTGTGCGGGCAGCGACTCGCCGCTCGCATCGAGGCGTCCAGAGCCGAACGGGCACGCCACTGCCCGGACTGCATGGCCTCGTTCGCGGAGTTGATGACCAGCACGCCGCACTGACGCCTGCCCGCGACGGCGGCCGGACACCCGTTCCCTCGAGCGGGGTCCGGCCTCCGTCGTGCCCGCCTGCCACCGCGTACGGGAAAGCCGGGACGGCCACCCTTCCGTGCCGCGGGTGGCGCTCGACGGGTGCGTGCGGACATTCGC
It contains:
- the ctaD gene encoding cytochrome c oxidase subunit I, which translates into the protein MATHTTEPIAPVPAAKGRRGRGRVVVSWLTTTDHKKIGHLYLITSFGFFLIGGLLAMVIRAELARPGLQLVSAEQYNQAFTMHGTIMLLLFATPTFAGFANAIMPLQIGSPDVAFPRLNMLSYWLFLFGGLIVLSSFLTPQGAADFGWTAYTPLSGGERTPYVGGDLWVMGLALSGFGTILGAVNFVTTIICMRAPGMTMFRMPLFTWNVLLTSVLVLLAFPVLAAALFALQADRQFGAHVFDPENGGSLLWQHLFWFFGHPEVYILALPFFGVITEIIPVFSRKPIFGYMGLVGATIAITGLSVTVWAHHMFATQAVLLPFFSFMSFLIAVPTGVKFFNWIGTMWKGSLSFEPPMLWAAGFLVTFLFGGLTGVLLASPPLDFHVTDSYFVIAHFHYVLFGTIVFAMFGGFSFWWPKMTGTMLDTRLEKVHFWTLFIGFHTTFLVQHWLGAEGMPRRYADYLAADGFTALNTVSSIGAFLLGLSTLPFLYNVWKTAQRGKKVEVDDPWGYGRSLEWATSCPPPRHNFVTLPRIRSESPAFDLHHPDVAQLDEKENTGKRDVIDAAGHESDRS